The window CTCCACCCTCTGGCGGAGGCCTTCGCCAAGCTTCTTGGAGGTGGCGCATGACCCTGGCGATCCTCGCGGTCTTCTCCGTGGCCTTGACCCTTCTCGGTTTCGTCCTCCCGCCCCAGGGCGTGAAGCGGGCCACGCTCCTGGGCCTGGCCCTGGCCCTCGCAAGCCTCCTCCTCACCTGGGGGAAGCCCTTCGCCTTCGGGCCCTACGCGGTGGACGGCGTCTCCCAGGTCTTCACCCTCCTCGCCCTCCTGGGGGCCTTGTGGACCGTGGGCCTCGTGCGCTCGGGGCGGTTTGAGTTCTACCTCCTCGTCCTCTACGCCGCCTTGGGCATGCACCTCCTCGCCTCCACCCGGCACCTCCTCCTGATGCTCGTGGCCCTCGAGGCCCTCTCCCTCCCCCTCTACGCCCTCGCCACCTGGCGCCGGGGGCAGGGCCTCGAGGCCGCCCTCAAGTACTTCCTCCTGGGGGCCTTGGCCGCCGCCTTCTTCCTCTACGGGGCGGCCCTCTTCTACGGGGCCACGGGGAGCCTCGTCCTGGGCGCCCCCGGGGAAGGCCCCCTCTACGCCCTGGCCCTGGGCCTGCTCCTCGTGGGCCTGGGCTTTAAGGCGGCCCTCGCCCCCTTCCACTTCTGGACCCCCGACGTCTACCAGGGAAGCCCCACCCCCGTGGTCCTCTTCATGGCCACCTCGGTGAAGGCCGCGGCCTTCGCCGCCCTCCTCCGGGTGGCCGCACCCCCCGAGGCCCTCGCCCTCCTCGTGGCCCTCTCCGTGGTGGTGGGGAACCTGGCGGCCCTGGCGCAGAAGGAGGCCAAGCGGCTTCTCGCCTACTCCTCCATCGCCCACGCCGGGTACATGGCCCTCGCCCTCTACACCGGAAACGCCCAGGCCCTGGGCTTCTACCTCCTCACCTACGTCCTGGCCACGGGCCTCGCCTTCGCCGTCCTAAGCCAGATCTCCCCGGACCGGGTGCCCCTGGAAGCCCTCCGGGGCCTCTACCGGAAAGACCCCCTCCTGGGCCTCGCCTTCCTGGTGGCCATGCTTTCCCTGCTGGGCCTGCCGCCCCTCGCGGGCTTTTGGGGCAAGTACCTGGCCTTCGCCGAGGCGGCCCGGGCCGGGGCCTGGGGGGTCTTGGTCCTGGCCCTCGTCACCAGCGCCGTGAGCGCCTACTACTACCTCGGGCTCGGGCTTGCCGTCTTCGCGCGGCCCGAGGAGACCCCCTTCCGCCCAGGCCCTCCCTGGGCCCGGGCCGCGGTCGTGGCCGCCGGGGTCCTCCTCCTCGCCTTGGGGCTCCTCCCCGGCCTCGTCCTCCCCGCCTTGGCCGCGGGGGGTTAAGATAACCCCCTGATGCTACGGCGCGCGCTGGAAGAGGCCATCGCCCAGGCCCTAAAGGAGATGGGGGTTCCGGTCCGCCTCAAGGTGGCCCGGGCCCCCAAGGACAAACCGGGGGACTACGGCGTCCCCCTTTTCGCCTTGGCCAAGGAGCTGCGGAAGCCCCCCCAGGCCATCGCCCAGGAGCTCAAGGACCGGCTTCCCCTGCCCGAGTTCGTGGAGGAGGCCGTCCCCGTGGGGGGGTACCTGAACTTCCGCCTCCGCACCGAGGCCCTCCTCCGGGAGGCCCTCCGCCCCAAGGCCCCCTTCCCCAGGCGGCCCGGGGTGGTCCTGGTGGAGCACACCTCGGTGAACCCCAACAAGGAGCTCCACGTGGGCCACCTGCGCAACATCGCCCTGGGGGACGCCATCGCCCGCATCCTGGCCTACGCGGGCCGGGAGGTTTTGGTCCTCAACTACATTGACGACACGGGCCGCCAGGCGGCGGAGACCCTCTTCGCCCTCCGCCACTACGGCCTCACCTGGGACGGGAAGGAGAAGTACGACCACTTCGCCGGCCGGGCCTACGTCCGCCTGCACCAGGACCCCGAGTACGAGAGGCTCCAGCCCGCCATTGAGGAAGTCCTCCACGCCCTGGAGCGGGGGGAGCTCAGGGAGGAGGTGAACCGGATCCTCCTCGCCCAGATGGCCACGATGCACGCCCTGAACGCCCGCTACGACCTCCTCGTCTGGGAGTCCGACATCGTCCGGGCGGGGCTCCTCCAGAAGGCCCTCGCCCTCCTGGAGCAAAGCCCCCACGTCTTCCGCCCCCGGGAGGGGAAGTACGCCGGGGCCCTGGTCATGGACGCGAGCCCCGTGATCCCGGGCCTCGAGGACCCCTTCTTCGTCCTCCTGCGCTCCAACGGCACGGCCACCTACTACGCCAAGGACATCGCCTTCCAGTTCTGGAAGATGGGCATCCTGGAGGGCCTCCGCTTCCGCCCCTACGAGAACCCCTACTACCCCGGCCTCCGGACGAGCGCCCCCGAGGGGGAGGCCTACACCCCCAAGGCGGAGGAGACCATCAACGTCGTTGACGTGCGCCAAAGCCACCCCCAGGCCCTGGTGCGGGCCGCCCTGGCCCTCGCGGGCTACCCCGCGCTTGCGGAGAAGGCCCACCACCTGGCCTACGAGACCGTCCTCCTGGAGGGGCGGCAGATGTCGGGGCGGAAGGGGCTTGCCGTGAGCGTGGACGAGGTGCTGGAGGAGGCCACCCGGAGGGCCCGGGCCATCGTGGAGGAGAAGAACCCCGACCACCCCGACAAGGAGGAGGCGGCGCGGATGGTGGCCCTGGGGGCGATCCGCTTCAGCATGGTCAAGACCGAGCCCAAGAAGCAGATTGACTTCCGCTACCAGGAGGCCCTCTCCTTTGAAGGGGACACCGGCCCCTACGTCCAGTACGCCCACGCCCGGGCCCACAGCATCCTGCGCAAGGCGGGGGAGTGGGGAGCGCCGGACCTCTCCCAGGCCACCCCTTACGAGCGGGCCCTGGCCCTGGACCTCCTGGACTTTGAGGAGGCGGTGCTGGAGGCGGCCGAGGAGAGGACCCCCCACGTCCTCGCCCAGTACCTCCTGGACCTCGCGGCGAGCTGGAACGCCTACTACAACGCCCGGGAAAACGGCCAGCCCGCCACCCCCGTCCTCACCGCCCCTGAGGGGCTGAGGGAGCTCCGCCTAAGCCTCGTCCAGAGCCTGCAAAGGACCCTGGCCACGGGCCTGGACCTCCTCGGCATCCCCGCGCCTGAGGTAATGTAAGCCCATGCGGGCCCTTCTCCTCCTAGCCCTCCTCCTGACCCTGGTCCTGGGGCAGCGCCTGGTCGCCCCCGAGGAGGTGGCCCGGGCCCAGGTGATCCAAAAGGCCCTCCCCGCGGTGGTGCGCGTCCAGGGAAGCGCCCTCTCCCCCGGAGGGGAGGACGTGGTGGGCACGGGCTTCTTCGTGGGGCCGAGCCGGGTGGTCACCAACTACCACGTGATCCGGGACCTCAAGGACCTCACCGTCCGGCTCGCCGACGGAAGGACGTTTCTCGCGGAGCGCTACGCCGTGGACCCCGGGATTGACCTCGCCCTCCTCACCGTCCGGGGGGCGCGGGCCCCCGGGGTGCTGGCCTTCGCCCAGGTGGAGGCGAGGCGCCTCCCCCTGGGGATGGGGGTGGTCCTGGTGGGCTTCCCCTACGGCCAGGGGCCCCTGGCCTCCTTCGGCATCCTCTCGGGGGTGGGCCCCCTGGAGGTTCCCCTGCCGGACCCGAGCGTGGGAACCGAAGTGGGGGAGTACCTCTTCACCGACGCCCCCCTCACCGTGGGGAACTCGGGAAGCCCCCTGCTCAACCTCCAGGGCGAGGTGGTGGGCCTCGTGGCCGACGTCATCGGGGGGCCGGCCGGGATCGGGGGCATCGGCGTGGCCGTGCCCGGGGACCTGGTGGCCCAAAGCATCGCCGACCTGGAGCGCTTCGGCCTCCCCCAAAGGGGATGGCTCGGGGCCAGCCTCATCAGCCTGGACGAACTCCCCCCCGTCCTCCTCCGGGCCGTGGGCCTCACCTCCACCCAGGGGGCGATGGTGGACCGGGTGGAGCCGGGAAGCCCCGCGGCCAGGGCCGGCCTCAAAGGGGCCCAGCGGGACACCCAGGGGAGGCTCCTCGCCCTGGGGGACGTGATCCTGGCCGTGGACGGGGTGGCGGTGAAGGACAAGGCGGACGTCGTCCGCCTGGTGGCCCAGCGCCGCCCCGGGGACCGGGTCCGCCTCACCCTCTGGCGGGACCGGAGGCGGCTGGAGGTCACCGTGGTCCTGATGGCCCGGCCGCGGGAGTGAGGCCATGCCCACCTTGAAGGAGCTCTTCGCCCTCTTCGGGAAGGAAGCCCCGGAGGTGCCCGTCAGGGGCCTCACCCTGGACTCGAGGCGGGTGGAGCCCGGCTTCGTCTTCGTGGCCGTACCCGGGGTTCCCCTCCCCCACCGGAAGCCCCTGGACGGGCACGACTTCGTCCCCGAGGCCCTGGCCCGGGGGGCGGTGGCCGTGGTGGGGGAAAGGCCCCTCGCCCTCCCCGTCCCCTACCTCCAGGTGGCCGACGGCCGCCAGGCCCTCGCCCTCCTGGCCCGGCGCTTCCACGGGGAGCCGGACCGGAAGCTCCTCCTCGTGGGGGTCACGGGGTCCAAGGGCAAGAGCACCACGGCAAGCCTCCTCCACCACCTCCTAAAGCGGGCCCAGGGCGGAAGCGCCCTCCTCTCCACCGTGGGCCTCCGCCTGGGCGAGGAGGCCCGCCCCCCCGTGGGCCACTTCACCACCCCGGAAGCCCCCGAGGTCTACGCCTTCCTCCGGGAGGCGGCGGACCGCGGCCTGAAAAGCGCCGTGCTGGAGGTCTCCAGCCACGCCCTGGCCCTGAAGCGGGTGGAGGGCCTCACCTTCCGGGTGGGGGTCTTCGTGAACTTCTACCCCGACGACCACCTGGACTTCCACGGCACCGCCGAGGCCTACTTCCGGGCCAAGGCCCTCCTGGTGGAGCGGTCGGACCTCGCCGTCCTCGCCCGTAGCCTCCCCCACTTCCCCCGGCTCGCCCAGAGGCCCCACCTGAGCTTCGGGGAGGGAGGGGAGGTCTATGCGGAGGGGCTTCGGGAAACCCCGGAGGGCCTGGCCTTCCGCCTCCACACCCCCTGGGGGTCAGGGGAGGCCTTCTTGCCCCTCCTCGGGGCCTACAACCTGGAAAACGCCCTCGCCGCAAGCGCCGCCGCCCTGGCCCTGGGGGTGGGCCTCGAGGCGGTGCTGGAGGGCCTCGCCACCTTCCCCGGGGTGCCGGGCCGGATGGAGGTGGTCCTCAAGGCCCCCTTCCGCGTGGTCATTGACTTCGCCCACACCGGGAAGAGCCTGGAGGCCGCCCTGAAGACCCTCCGCCCCACCACCCCGGGGAGGCTCCTTTTGGTGGTGGGGGCGGCCGGGGAGCGGGACCCCCAGCGGCGCGTGGACATCGGCCGGGTGGCGGCCCGCCTCGCGGACAAGACCTTCTTCACCGAGGAGGACCACCGGGGCGAGGACCTCTTCGCCATCCTGGAGGCCATGGCCCAGGCGGCCCGGGCCGAGGGCGGGGTCTACGAGCTCGTCCCCGACCGGGAGGAGGCCATCCTCAAGGCCATCCTCGAGGCCCGCCCCGGGGACACGGTCCTGCTCGCCGGCAAGGGGCACGAGGCCACCTTGGAGCGGGGCCAGGTGGCCCTGCCCTGGAACGAGCGGGAGGCCGCCCTCAAAGCCCTCCGGGCGCGGGGGCTTCCCTGACCAGCATCCCCTCGAGGAGGAGCCTGAGGTTCTTCTCCAGCTCCTCGGCCAGGTCCCGCCCCGGGGTGTAGGCGGCCCAGCGCAGGGCGGAGAGGAAGTAGAGGTCGGCCAAGGTGCGGCCCATGCGCTCCAGGGAGAAGTCCTGGCGCAGCACCCCCTGCTCCCTAAGGGGCTTCAGGATCTCGGCGATCAGGTCCCCCAGGGGCAAGGCCTCAAAGGCCGCCCGGGCCCGCACGGGGTCGGGGTTGAGGAGCTCGTAGAACATGGGCAGGAGGAGGTCCTTCTCCCGCGCCGTCCCCTCGGCCAGGACGCGGAAGAGGTGGCGCAGGACCTCCACGGGCTCCCTGCCCTGGGCGAGGAGGCGCCGCACCTCCTCCCGCAGGCCGGCGAGGAGCTGGCTCCCGTAGTCCAGAAGCACCGCCTCCTTGTAGGGGTAGTAGTTGAAGAAGGTGCCCCGGGAGACGTGGGCCGCCTTGGCGATCTCCGTGGCCGTGGTCTCCTGGAAGCCCCGGTTGCGGAAAAGCTCCATGGCGGCGCGGAAGATCCGCTCCCGCCGCCTTTTTTTCTGGTACTCGCGCACGGCCATGGCACCTAGTCTACAAGGAGAATTGGCCGCCCCATCCAGGCCCCCAGGGCCTCGAGGAGGTAAAGCCCCCCCCGGGTCGTGTAGACCCGCCCTTCCCGGTGCCAGGGGGAGGCCACCACCCGGTGGCCCCGGGCCTCGAGGCCAAGCCCGGAAGGGGCCGCCACCGCCTCGGGAAGCCTGCCCGCCTCCTCCAGAAAGAGGTGGGCGTTGAAGCCCACGAAGACGGCCTCCAAGCCCTCCCAGACCTCCTCCAGGAAGGCCAGGTAGGCGGGGTCCCGGGCCCTCTCCCTAGGCCGCCTCGCCCCCGGGATCACCAGGGCCCTAGGCTGTGGGGCCGCGGGGAAGGCGTAGGTGGGGGTCCAGACGGAGCCCGCGAGGGCCAAGGTGCCCTTCCGCCCCTTGGCCACGGTGTAGGCGGGAAGCCCGAGGCGCCTCGCCGCCTCCAAGGCCAAGGCCGCCTCCAGCTCGCTGAACTCCGGGAGCAAAAGGACCGCGAGGGCCTTCTCCATTCACGGAAGCCCGGCCTTCGCCGCCCGGTACTCCTCCACCAGGCGGGCCACCACCTCCTTGGCCGAGGGGATCTCCCGGATGAAGGCCACCCCGTGCCCGGCGGAGTAGACCTCCTTCCAGGCCTTCCCCCCGCCCTGACGGAACCGCTCCAGGGACTCCCTGAGGAAGTTGGCGGGCACCCCGGTGACCTCGGGGGTGTACTCTATGTCCTCCGGCTGGGCGCGCAGGAGGGCCTCCTTGTACTCCAAGGGCGCCCCCGACTCCAGGGTGGCGATGAAGCGGGTGCCGATGTAGACCCCGTCCCCCAGGGCCAAGGCCGCGAGGACCTGCCTCCCCGTGGCGATCCCCCCGGCGATGAGGACGGGCACCCCGAGCTCCTCCCTAAGCCAAGGCCCGAGGACGAAGGGGCTCACCCTCCCGGCGTGCCCCCCGGCCCCGCAGGCCACGGCCACCAGGGCGTCCGCCCCGGCCTCCACCGCCTTCCTCCCGTGCCTCAGGCCCACCACGTCGCACCAGACCACGCCGCCGTAGGCCTTGACCCGCTCCACCACCCGGGTGGGGTCCCCCAGGGAGGTGACCACGAGGGGAACCCGGCGCTCCACCACCGCCTCCAGGTCCTCCTCGAGGCGGGGGTTGCCCTTCAGGATGAGGTTCACCCCGAAGGGCACCCCTTCAGGGAAGCTCTCCAGGAACTCCCGGAAGGCCTGGTGGGTGCGGAAGTTGAGGCTGGGGATCACCCCGATCCCCCCGGCCTCGGCCACCGCCTGGAGGAGGGGCGCGTTGGACACCAGGAACATGGGCGCGGCCACGATGGGGTAGCGGATGCCCAGCATGCGGGTGATGGCGGTCTCCATGGGGGAATTTTACCAGGTCCAAAAGGCCCTTCAAGGAGCTTTCCCAAAGGGCTTGCCCTCGTTTCTCAGGGCCTCGGGGCCGTGACCACGAGGAGCAGGGCGGGGCTTGCCGACTCGTTCCGCACCCCGTGGGGGGCGCCCGCCGGGGCGAAGGCGGCCATGCCGGGGGCAAGGAGGGCCTCCTCCTCCCCCACCCGCACCACCACCTCCCCTTCCAGGGCGTAGTAGACCTTGTCCGAGCCCTCGTGGACGTGCACCTTCTGGGCCTGGCCCGGAAGGAGGGCGTAGAGGTCGTAGAGCATCCGCTCCGACTGGAAGACGGGGATCTTGGCCATCTTCTCCGGGTTGTAGCGGGCGAGGCGCTTCAGGTCCTTGATCTCCATGCCCGAAGTCTACTTGACGGGGGCCCGGAAGAGGGCTAGACTAACCTTTGCGCGCCGGGGAGTAGCGCAGCCTGGTAGCGCACACGCTTGGGGTGCGTGGGGTCGTCGGTTCAAATCCGGCCTCCCCGACCAGCGCGAAGGGCCCGCCCAAAAGGGCGGGCCTTCTGTTACCCTTTAGGCGTGCGCCTCCTCCTTCTCCTCGCCCTCCTCCCCGCCTGCGCCGGACAGGGGGCCGACCCCGTCCTCGAGGCCCTGAACCGGATCCGGGCCGAGGGGCGCACCTGCGGGGGCGTCTACCACCCCGCGGCCCCTCCCCTGGCCTGGGACGCCAGGCTCACGGCCGCGGCCAGGGCCCACACGGAGGACATGGCCGCCCACGGCTTCCTGGGGCACGTGGGCACGGACGGCTCCACCGTCCGGGAGCGGGTGGAGCGGGAAGGGTACCTCTGGTCCGCCCTGGGCGAGAACGTGGCCTACGGCCCCGCCCAGGCGGAGGCGGCCCTCCGCGCCTGGGCGGAAAGCCCCGGCCACTGCGCCAACCTCATGGACCCCCGCTTCGTCCACGCGGGGCTCTGGGGGCGGGAAGGGTACTGGACCCTCGTCCTGGGGCGCCCAAGGCCGTAAGCCTCGCCGGGCAGGCCCCGTCCATACCCCCGCTTGCGCCGGCATGGGGTGGCCTTAGCCCAGCAGGGCGAGGCGGAGGGCCTTCAGGTTCTCCGCCACGGGTTTGTCGTTGAAGAGGGCGCTCCCCGCCACGGCCACGTCCGCCCCCGCCCGCCGGGCTTCGGCCACGGTGTCCCGGTTGATGCCGCCGTCCACCACGATGAGGCAGGCGGGGTTCAACCGGTCCCGCATGGCCTTGAGGCGCCGGAGCCTCTCCGTGGCCGTGGGGAGGTAGCGCTGGCCGCCGAAGCCGGGGTTGACGCTCATGAGGAGGGCCAGGTCCAGATCCGGGAGCAGGGGTTCAAAGGCCTCCAGGGGCGTCCCCGGGTTCACGGCGAGCCCCGCCTTCTTTCCCAGCTCCTTCACCTTCTGCACCGCCCGGTGGGGGTGGTAGGTGGCCTCAAAGTGCACGGTGATGTGGTCCGCCCCGGCTTGGGCGAAGTCCTCGAGGTAGCGCTCCGGCTTTACGATCATGAGGTGAACGTCCAGGGGCAAGGAGGTGACCCGCCTGACCGCCTCCACGAGGAGGGGCCCGAAGGTGAGGTTGGGGACGAAGACCCCGTCCATCACGTCCAGGTGGATCCAGTCCACCCCGGCCGCCTCCGCCTCCCTTATGGCCTCCCCTAGCCTCGCCAGGTCCGCCGTGAGAATGGAGGGCGCGAACCGCACGGGTCCCACTATACCCCGCGCACCAGGCGGTAGGCCCAGGCCAGGGTCAGCACCATGAGGGAGAGGAGGAGAAGCTCCGCCAAAACCGCCTGGAAGCCGGGGTCCTGAAGGGAGAAGGAGAACTTCTGCAACCCCTCGGCGGTGACCACGAGGATCCGCCGCACCCCGGCGATGAGGCCGATGACGAGGAAGGGCTCCACCTGAAGCTGCCCCTCCCGGGCGAAGCGGACGAGGGTGTAGAGGATCTCGGCCATCATCAGGGCGAGGAGCACCCGGTCCAGGAGGAAGACGGCCACCTTGCTCCCCCCGCCCCCCAGGAAAAGCCCCACGCCCTGGACCAGGGCCTCGCCCAAGACGTAGACCGCCCCCAGGACCACGAGGAGCCCGGCGAAGAGGTAGATGGCCGCCTCGGCTTTGCGAAACGCCTCCCCCATGCCCCTAGCCTAAGCCCCTCCCCCGGGGGCCTTCCCCCGGTAAATCCCGCCCTTTTACACCAGGGAGAGGAAGGCCTCCGCCACCCTCTCCGGGGTGAAGCCGAGCCGCTCGTAGACCTCGGGGTAGGGGGCGCTGGCCCCGAAGCGGTCCAGGGCCACCACCTTGTGGGCGTACCGCTCCCACCCCAGGCTGGCCCCCGCCTCCACGGCCACCACCGGAAGCCCCGGGGGCAGGACCTCCTTCCGGTAGGCCTCGGGCTGGGCGGCGAAGAGCTCAAAGGAAGGCAGGCTCACCACCCGGACCCGCACCCCCTTCTCCCGGAGGAGGGCCTGGGCCCTAAGGGCCAGGTGCACCTCGCTCCCCGTGGCCACGAGGACCCCTTGGGGCTCCTCCACGTCCTCCAGGACGTAGCCTCCCCGCAAAAGCCCCCTGGCCTTCTCCGGGGAGAGGAGGGGCACCGCCTGGCGGGTGAGGACGAGGGCGGTGGGGCCTTCCTTACGCCTCAGGGCCACGAGCCAGGCGTAGAAGGTCTCGTAGGCGTCCGCGGGGCGGATCACAAAGAGGTTGGGCATGGCCCTGAGGGACATGAGGTGCTCCACGGGCTGGTGGGTGGGGCCGTCCTCGCCCAGGGCAATGGAGTCGTGGGTGAAGACGAAGACCGTGGGAACCCCCATGAGGGCGGCGAGGCGGATGGCGGGGCGCATGTAGTCGGAGAAGACGAGGAAGGTCCCGCCGTAGGCCCGATACCCCCCGTGGAGGTTGAGGCCGTTCAGGATGGCCCCCATGGCGTGCTCCCGCACCCCGAAGTGGAGATAGCGGCCCAAAGGGTTCGCCCGGGAGAAGTCCTCCATCCCCTCGGCCTTGGTGTTGTTGGAGGGGGTGAGGTCGGCGCTTCCCCCAAGGAGCTCGGGGAGGCGGGGGGCGAGGAGGTTCAGGGCCCGGCCGCTCGCCGCCCGGGTGGCGATGGGCTTGTCAAAGGATGGGGGCTCTTCGGGCAAGGGCGGAAGCTCCCCTCGCAGGCGCCGCATGAGCTCCTGGTGGAGGTCCGGGTACGCCCGGGCGTAGGCCTCGAGGGCCTTTTCCCAGGCCTCCTGCCAGGCCCGCCCCTTCTCCCGCATGTCCATGTGGCGGTAGACCTCCTCGGGCACCACGAAGGGCGGGTAGGGCCAGCCCAGGTTCCTCCGGGTGGCCTCCACCGCCTCCGGGCCCAAGGGCTCCCCGTGGGCCTTGGCGGAGTCCTGCTTGGGGGAGCCGAAGCCGATGTGGCTCCGCACGGCGATGAGGGTGGGGCGCTCGTCCAGCTTGGCGAGCTTGATGGCCTTGCGGAGGGCCTCGAGGTCGTTCACGTCCTCCACCCTAAGGGTCTGCCAGCCGTAGGCCCGGTAACGGGCGAGCACGTCCTCGGTGAAGGCGAGGTCCGTGGGGCCGTCAATGGAGATGCGGTTGTCGTCCCAGAAGACGATGAGCTTGGAGAGGCCCCAGTGCCCCGCCAAGGAGGCGGCCTCCCCGGAGACCCCCTCCATCAGGTCCCCGTCCGAGGCGAGGACGTAGGTGTAGTGGTCCACCACCACGTGCCCCGGGCGGTTGAACTCGGCGGCGAGCTTCCTTTCCGCCAGGGCAAGCCCCACGGCGGTGGAGATCCCCTGCCCCAAGGGCCCCGTGGTCACCTCCACCCCCGGGGTGTGGCCGCGCTCGGGGTGGCCCGGGGTCTTGGACCCCCACTGGCGGAAGCTTTTCAGCTCCTCCAGGGGAAGGTCGTAGCCCGTGAGGTGGAGGACGGCGTAGAGGAGCATGGACCCGTGTCCGGCCGAGAGGACGAACCGGTCCCGGTCGGGCCAGTCGGGGTCTAAGGGGTTGTGGCGCATGACCTCCCGGAAGAGGAGGTAGGCCAGGGGCGCCATGCCCATGGGCATCCCGGGGTGGCCGCTTCGCGCCTTCTCCACCGCGTCAATGGCCAGGAAGCGGATGGCGTTCACCGAAAGGGTCTCTAGGTCCCGCGTCTCCTTCATCCTTCCTCCTGGCGGGGAACCCCCTCCGCCAGTGAAACTATACCCCGGCGGGCCGGGCTTGCCTCCCTTGGAGGAAGGGTGTACAATCCCTCCCTGTGGGCGCCCGTAGCTCAGCAGGATAGAGCGGGGGCTTCCTAAGCCCTAGGCCGGGGGTTCGAATCCCTCCGGGCGCACCAAGGCCCCGCCCCTTCGGGAGGCGGGGCTTTTCTTCGCCCTGGCCCGGGCGAAGAACCCACGGGAAAGGGGTACCTACGCCCTGGCCGGGCGCCTCGTGCGGGAAGGGATCTCCAAGAGGCCCTCCACCCTCCTGGCGGGCTCCAGCCGGAGGCCGGCCACCTCCGGCCGGGCCTCGGGGCGGAGGTCCACGTACAGGCCCCCTTCGGCCTCAGCGATCTTGCCCACCTCGAGGCCCTGCCCCTTCAAGAGGGCCACGAGCCGGGGCAGGGAGAGCCTCGGCCCCGTGGCCTTGTAGGTGCGCCACCCCTCCTCCCCGGTGAGGAGGCTCTTCTCCTTGGGCGCCCCGCCCAGGAGGAGGGCGAGGAGGGCGGCCACCACCTCCACCCGCCCCTCGCTGAAGAGGCGGCCCGCAAAGTCCAGGTGGAGCCGGTAGTCCTTCTCCGGCACCCGGGCGAGGCGGGCCAAAAGGTGGCGCCACTTGGCCTCGAGGACCTCCTCCGGGGTAGGGGGGTTCACCCGCTTGAAGCGGCGCCCCACCGCCCGCTCCAAGGCCTCCACGTCCCGGCGCTCCCTGGGCCCGTAGAGGAGGACGACCCGCCCTCCCCGGCCCGCCCGGCCCGTGCGGCCCGAGCGGTGCTGGTAGGCCTCCGCCCGGTCGGGCAGGCGGTAGTGCACCACCAGGTCCACCTGGGGGATGTCCAGGCCGCGGGCGGCCACGTCCGTGGCCACCAGGACCCGCACCTCCCCTTGGCGGAAGGCCCCCAGGACCCGTTCCCGCTCGCCCTGGGAGAGGTCCCCGTGGAGGGCCTGGGCCAGGTGGCCCAAGCGCAAAAGGCCTTGGGCGATCTCCTCCGTCTCCGCCTTGGTCCGGGTGAAGACCATGGCCCGATCGGGGGAGGCCACGTAAAGAAGGTCGGAGAGGACCTCAAGCCGCCCCCGCACCGGGGCCGGGACCGCTTCCTCCTCGTAGGTGACGGGCTCGTCCTTGATGACGTTGATGAGGACGGGGTTTTTCATGTAGCGCTCGGCGAGCCTCTTGGCCCAGGAGGGGAGGGTAGCGGAGAAGAGGAGGGTCTGGCGGGAAGGGGGCGTGGCGGAAAGGAGGGCCTCCACCTCCTCCTCAAAGCCCATGGAGAGCATCTCGTCCGCCTCGTCCAAGACGGCGACCTCCACCCGGGAGAGGTCCAAGACCCCCTGCCGCAGGTAGTCCAGGGCCCGCCCCGGGGTGGCCACCACCGCGTCCGCCCCCCGGAGGAGGGCCTCCTTCTGCTTGCCGTACCCGGTGCCCCCGTAGACGGCCACCACCTTCAGGTGGGGGGCCACGGCGGTGAGCTCGGAGGCCACCTGGAGGGCGAGCTCCCGCGTGGGGGTGAGGACGAGGGCCCGGGGCTTCCGCCCCCTCTCCTGGCTTGGCGCAAGCCTTTCGGCGATGGGGAGGGCGAAGGCCAGGGTCTTGCCGGTGCCGGTGCGGGCCTGGCCGATGAGGTCCTTGCCCTCCAGGGCCAAGGGGAGCGCCGCCGCCTGGATGGGGGTGGGGGTGGTGAGGCCGCGCCCGTGGAGGGCTTCCAGGATTTCTGGCTTCAGGGGAAAGTCTTTAAACTCCATGCTCTGCCTTTCCGGGCCCACCTGCGCCCGAAAAGGGGGGTAGCGCCCGTAAACCTTACTAGCTTAGTGAACTAGGGCACGAAAGTCAAGGGGATGACCTCCACCTCCTCCCCCTCCCGGGCGTCCCGGTCCGGGGGAAGGACCACCAGGGCGTTGCCGAAGGCCATGGAGCGGAGGACCCCACTACTCTGGTTCCCCGTGCTCCGCACCGTCTTTTCGGCCACGGAGAGC of the Thermus thermophilus HB8 genome contains:
- a CDS encoding S1C family serine protease produces the protein MRALLLLALLLTLVLGQRLVAPEEVARAQVIQKALPAVVRVQGSALSPGGEDVVGTGFFVGPSRVVTNYHVIRDLKDLTVRLADGRTFLAERYAVDPGIDLALLTVRGARAPGVLAFAQVEARRLPLGMGVVLVGFPYGQGPLASFGILSGVGPLEVPLPDPSVGTEVGEYLFTDAPLTVGNSGSPLLNLQGEVVGLVADVIGGPAGIGGIGVAVPGDLVAQSIADLERFGLPQRGWLGASLISLDELPPVLLRAVGLTSTQGAMVDRVEPGSPAARAGLKGAQRDTQGRLLALGDVILAVDGVAVKDKADVVRLVAQRRPGDRVRLTLWRDRRRLEVTVVLMARPRE
- a CDS encoding Mur ligase family protein; its protein translation is MPTLKELFALFGKEAPEVPVRGLTLDSRRVEPGFVFVAVPGVPLPHRKPLDGHDFVPEALARGAVAVVGERPLALPVPYLQVADGRQALALLARRFHGEPDRKLLLVGVTGSKGKSTTASLLHHLLKRAQGGSALLSTVGLRLGEEARPPVGHFTTPEAPEVYAFLREAADRGLKSAVLEVSSHALALKRVEGLTFRVGVFVNFYPDDHLDFHGTAEAYFRAKALLVERSDLAVLARSLPHFPRLAQRPHLSFGEGGEVYAEGLRETPEGLAFRLHTPWGSGEAFLPLLGAYNLENALAASAAALALGVGLEAVLEGLATFPGVPGRMEVVLKAPFRVVIDFAHTGKSLEAALKTLRPTTPGRLLLVVGAAGERDPQRRVDIGRVAARLADKTFFTEEDHRGEDLFAILEAMAQAARAEGGVYELVPDREEAILKAILEARPGDTVLLAGKGHEATLERGQVALPWNEREAALKALRARGLP
- a CDS encoding NADH-quinone oxidoreductase subunit N; translated protein: MTLAILAVFSVALTLLGFVLPPQGVKRATLLGLALALASLLLTWGKPFAFGPYAVDGVSQVFTLLALLGALWTVGLVRSGRFEFYLLVLYAALGMHLLASTRHLLLMLVALEALSLPLYALATWRRGQGLEAALKYFLLGALAAAFFLYGAALFYGATGSLVLGAPGEGPLYALALGLLLVGLGFKAALAPFHFWTPDVYQGSPTPVVLFMATSVKAAAFAALLRVAAPPEALALLVALSVVVGNLAALAQKEAKRLLAYSSIAHAGYMALALYTGNAQALGFYLLTYVLATGLAFAVLSQISPDRVPLEALRGLYRKDPLLGLAFLVAMLSLLGLPPLAGFWGKYLAFAEAARAGAWGVLVLALVTSAVSAYYYLGLGLAVFARPEETPFRPGPPWARAAVVAAGVLLLALGLLPGLVLPALAAGG
- the fadR gene encoding TetR family transcriptional regulator FadR; translated protein: MAVREYQKKRRRERIFRAAMELFRNRGFQETTATEIAKAAHVSRGTFFNYYPYKEAVLLDYGSQLLAGLREEVRRLLAQGREPVEVLRHLFRVLAEGTAREKDLLLPMFYELLNPDPVRARAAFEALPLGDLIAEILKPLREQGVLRQDFSLERMGRTLADLYFLSALRWAAYTPGRDLAEELEKNLRLLLEGMLVREAPAPGGL
- a CDS encoding arginine--tRNA ligase codes for the protein MLRRALEEAIAQALKEMGVPVRLKVARAPKDKPGDYGVPLFALAKELRKPPQAIAQELKDRLPLPEFVEEAVPVGGYLNFRLRTEALLREALRPKAPFPRRPGVVLVEHTSVNPNKELHVGHLRNIALGDAIARILAYAGREVLVLNYIDDTGRQAAETLFALRHYGLTWDGKEKYDHFAGRAYVRLHQDPEYERLQPAIEEVLHALERGELREEVNRILLAQMATMHALNARYDLLVWESDIVRAGLLQKALALLEQSPHVFRPREGKYAGALVMDASPVIPGLEDPFFVLLRSNGTATYYAKDIAFQFWKMGILEGLRFRPYENPYYPGLRTSAPEGEAYTPKAEETINVVDVRQSHPQALVRAALALAGYPALAEKAHHLAYETVLLEGRQMSGRKGLAVSVDEVLEEATRRARAIVEEKNPDHPDKEEAARMVALGAIRFSMVKTEPKKQIDFRYQEALSFEGDTGPYVQYAHARAHSILRKAGEWGAPDLSQATPYERALALDLLDFEEAVLEAAEERTPHVLAQYLLDLAASWNAYYNARENGQPATPVLTAPEGLRELRLSLVQSLQRTLATGLDLLGIPAPEVM